The DNA sequence CCGAGAAGATGCTGGTCACGGCCTTCCTGGAAGACGTGCTGGCGCGTGTGCCGCTCCAGAGCGTCGTGAAGTACATCGAGGGCATCATCGCCGAGAAGGTCGGAGCCGCCTAAGCAGCGTCATTCTGACCGTAATGGCCACCCACGTCCGTGTGGGTGGCCATCTGGTTATTGAATCTGCTGGGTCTTACTGCCCGGGCAGGGCCATGGCATCCCTGAGGTGCATCTCGACCGCAGGCTGCATCCTCGCGGCGTAGGACAGGGCCATCTGGTCACGGCCGATGGTGCGGTAGGCCATGATCAGGTCCAGCGTCATCTGGTGGCCCATAACCTGCACGCGCTTGTACATGGTGTCAAAAGCCGGGCCGGTCAGGGTGGCCAGCTTATTAGCCAGCAGACGCTGCTCTGGGCCAGGCTTGTTGGTCAGCCGAACGCCCCGGGCGGCGGCAACCCGGTTCAGTTCAGCCTGAGCCATGGTGTGCTCGGTGATCATGCGCTGCGCGTAGGCCCGCACCGCTGCGTTGGTGCTGCGCTGCAGGGCCAGCCTGGAGGTGGCGATTTCCGACAGGTTGCTGATGGTGGCCGACTCCATAA is a window from the Deinococcus malanensis genome containing:
- a CDS encoding DUF4142 domain-containing protein codes for the protein MSKRLSLLLALTLFTPTTLAGGAGAPPMTAGMSTAQMTNNSDVLFMESATISNLSEIATSRLALQRSTNAAVRAYAQRMITEHTMAQAELNRVAAARGVRLTNKPGPEQRLLANKLATLTGPAFDTMYKRVQVMGHQMTLDLIMAYRTIGRDQMALSYAARMQPAVEMHLRDAMALPGQ